From a single Nicotiana tabacum cultivar K326 chromosome 8, ASM71507v2, whole genome shotgun sequence genomic region:
- the LOC142163037 gene encoding secreted RxLR effector protein 161-like: MYRGIIESLLYLTASRFDIVFSVGLCSRFQSNPKESHLKAAKRILRYLKGTQDLVLYYPLGDSFNLIGYANADYAGYLVDRKSTSGMSHFLGSCLISWGTKKQNSVALSKAKAEYVAVASCYAQLLWIKQTLEDFGVNTHDEYRSCRCSAWMIKED, translated from the exons atgtatagaggcattattgaGTCTCTTCTCTATCTTACTGCTAGTAGATTTGATATTGTCTTCAGTGTGGGGCTATGTtcaaggtttcaatcaaatcccaaggaatctcatttgAAGGCAGCTAAAAGAATTCTGAGATATCTTAAAGGAACACAAGACCTGGTCCTTTATTATCCCTTAGGTGATAGCTTTAATCTTATTGGATATGCTAATGCagactatgcaggttatcttgtggaccGGAAAAGCACTTCAGGAATGTCTCACTTTCTAGGTTCATGTCTCATCTCTTGGGGCACAAagaagcaaaactcagtggctctttcaaAAGCTAAAGCAGAATATGTAGCCGTAGCATCCTGCTATGCACAACTTTTATGGATCAAGCAGACCCTGGAGGACTTTGGG gtaaacacgcatgatgagtATAGAAGCTGTAGATGCAGTGCATGGATGATAAAAGAGGATTGA
- the LOC107819024 gene encoding uncharacterized protein LOC107819024 — protein sequence MALNNGLRSCASKLISSSESIFSKTVKREIHSTGIKRMGGGHGHDEPFYLHAKHMYNLDRMSHQKLKMTVGVWSAVAIGVIVPVYAVVFQQKKTASG from the exons ATGGCGTTGAACAACGGCTTACGGTCGTGTGCTTCCAAGCTAATCAGCTCATCTGAATCAATTTTCTCCAAAACTG TGAAGAGAGAGATCCACTCAACAGGCATTAAGAGAATGGGAGGAGGTCATGGGCATGATGAACCTTTCTACCTTCACGCAAAGCACATGTACAACTTGGACAGGATGTCACACCAGAAGCTGAAGATGACTGTTGGTGTCTGGTCTGCAGTCGCCATTGGCGTTATTGTCCCAGTTTATGCTGTCGTCTTCCAGCAAAAGAAAACTGCTTCGGGCTAG
- the LOC107819023 gene encoding vacuolar protein-sorting-associated protein 11 homolog produces the protein MYQWRKFEFFEEKFSGKVADDITGKIQCCSSGKGRIVLGCDDGSASLLDRGLKFNYGFQAHSSSVLFLQQLKQRNFLVTVGEDEQISPQSSAVCLKIFDLDKMEPEGTSTSTPDCIQILRIFTNQFPEAKITSFLVLEEAPPLLLIAIGLDNGSIYCIQGDIARERIKRFKLQVDNHSDKSQSSISGLGFRVDGQTLQLFAVTPNSVNLFNMHTQSPTRQTLDQIGSSVTSVAMTDRSEFIIGRPEAIYFYEVDGRGPCWAFEGEKKFLGWFRGYLLCVFADQRTGNNTFNVYDLKNRLIAHSIVVKEVSQMLCEWGNIILILEDKSTLCIGEKDMESKLDMLFKKNLYTVAINLVQSQQADAAATAEVLRKYGDHLYSKQDFDEAMAQYIHTIGHLEPSYVIQKFLDAQRIHNLTNYLEKLHEKGLASKDHTTLLLNCYTKLKDVEKLNEFIKSEDGVGEQKFDVETAIRVCRAANYHEHAMSVAKKAGRHEWYLKILLEDLGRYEEALQYISSLELSQAGVTVKEYGKILIEHKPAETVEILMRLCTEETELPKKGTSSSAFISMLPSPIDFLNIFVHYPQALLEFLEKYTIKVKDSSAQVEIHNTLLELYFSHDLDFPSISQSNIDESGNDLAHKPLKAVSNGRAILVKKDVNDEKGRQERRGKGLTLLKSAWPSELEQPLYDVDLAIILCEMNDFKEGLLFLYEKMKLYKEVIACYMQVHDHEGLIACCKRLSDLGKGGDSSLWADLLKYFGELGEDCSKEVKEILTYIERDDILPPIVVLQTLAKNPCLTLSVIKDYIARKLERESQLIDEDRRAIEKYQEESSTMRKEIQDLRTNARIFQLSKCTACTFTLDLPAVHFMCMHSFHQRCLGDNEKECPECAPEYRAVLETKRSLEQSSKNPDQFFQLVQSSKDGFSVIADYFGKGIISKTSNGHAEALRSGSASSSNDF, from the exons ATGTATCAGTGGAGGAAGTTTGAATTCTTTGAGGAGAAGTTTAGTGGGAAAGTAGCAGATGATATAACGGGCAAGATTCAGTGTTGTTCCAGCGGCAAAGGAAGGATTGTATTGGGCTGTGATGACGGCTCCGCTTCCTTATTGGATCGAGGATTGAAGTTCAATTATGGTTTCCAAGCTCATTCTTCCTCTGTCCTCTTCCTTCAACAGCTCAAG CAAAGGAACTTCTTAGTTACTGTTGGAGAAGATGAGCAAATATCTCCCCAGTCCTCAGCTGTTTGTCTTAAAATTTTTGATCTCGACAAGATGGAGCCCGAGGGAACAAGTACATCAACTCCAGATTGTATTCAAATACTGCGTATCTTTACCAACCAGTTCCCTGAAGCAAAG ATTACATCATTTTTGGTTCTGGAGGAGGCTCCACCATTATTACTTATAGCTATAGGGCTGGACAATGGTTCCATCTATTGCATTCAAGGAGACATCGCCCGTGAACGCATCAAGCGCTTTAAGCTTCAGGTGGATAATCATTCAGACAAAAGTCAATCCTCCATTTCAGGTCTTGGTTTCAGAGTAGATGGTCAGACGCTGCAGCTGTTTGCTGTTACTCCAAATTCAGTGAACCTGTTCAACATGCATACTCAATCACCTACCCGGCAGACTCTTGATCAGATTGGATCCAGTGTAACTAGTGTTGCAATGACTGATCGATCG GAATTCATTATTGGTCGGCCTGAGGCGATATATTTCTATGAAGTGGATGGTCGCGGTCCTTGTTGGGCCTTTGAAGGAGAGAAGAAATTCCTTGGGTGGTTTCGTGGATATCTTCTGTGTGTTTTTGCAGATCAAAGAACTGGAAACAATACTTTCAATGTTTATGATCTGAAAAATCGGTTAATTGCCCACAGTATAGTGGTTAAAGAAGTTTCTCAGATGCTTTGTGAATGGGGTAACATAATACTTATTTTGGAGGACAAGTCAACTTTATGTATTGGGGAGAAAGATATGGAGAGCAAATTGGATATGCTTTTCAAGAAAAACCTTTATACAGTTGCTATAAATCTCGTCCAGAGCCAGCAAGCTGATGCCGCTGCAACTGCTGAAGTGCTGAGGAAATATGGCGATCACTTGTACAGTAAACAAGACTTTGATGAGGCTATGGCTCAGTATATACACACCATTGGGCATCTAGAACCTTCATATGTCATACAAAAATTTTTGGATGCACAAAGAATCCACAATCTCACCAATTACTTGGAAAAATTGCATGAGAAGGGGCTTGCCTCAAAAGATCATACCACTCTTTTATTAAATTGTTACACCAAACTGAAAGATGTTGAGAAGCTGAATGAGTTCATCAAAAGTGAGGATGGGGTTGGGGAACAAAAGTTTGACGTTGAAACTGCAATAAGGGTATGCAGAGCTGCCAATTATCACGAGCATGCCATGTCTGTTGCTAAGAAGGCTGGGAGGCATGAATGGTACCTTAAAATTTTGCTTGAAGATCTAGGTAGATATGAAGAAGCTTTACAATATATCAGCAGCCTTGAGTTGAGTCAAGCTGGGGTGACAGTGAAAGAGTATGGCAAAATTCTTATTGAGCATAAGCCAGCTGAAACAGTTGAAATACTTATGAGGCTTTGCACAGAGGAAACGGAACTGCCCAAGAAGGGAACATCAAGTAGTGCATTTATCTCCATGTTGCCTTCTCCGATTGATTTTCTCAATATTTTTGTCCATTACCCACAGGCACTTCTGGAGTTCCTTGAAAAATATACCATCAAAGTGAAGGATTCATCTGCTCAAGTGGAAATTCATAACACGCTCCTGGAATTATACTTCTCTCATGATCTGGATTTCCCATCAATTTCACAATCTAACATTGATGAAAGTGGAAATGATTTAGCACATAAACCATTAAAAGCAGTATCCAATGGGAGGGCGATACTGGTCAAGAAAGACGTAAATGATGAGAAAGGTCGTCAGGAGCGACGTGGGAAGGGGCTGACCTTGCTTAAGAGTGCATGGCCTTCTGAACTAGAACAACCACTATATGATGTTGATCTTGCTATAATTTTATGCGAGATGAATGACTTTAAAGAAGGACTGTTGTTTCTTTATGAGAAGATGAAACTTTACAAAGAAGTTATCGCATGCTACATGCAGGTACATGATCATGAAGGCTTGATTGCATGCTGCAAGAGATTGAGCGATTTGGGTAAAGGGGGTGATTCTTCTCTTTGGGCAGATTTGTTGAAGTATTTTGGTGAACTTGGAGAAGACTGCTCAAAAGAAGTCAAAGAAATCTTGACTTACATTGAGAGGGATGATATTTTGCCTCCCATTGTTGTTCTTCAGACACTTGCCAAAAATCCGTGCCTCACCCTCTCTGTTATCAAAGATTACATAGCTCGAAAGTTAGAACGGGAGTCTCAGCTGATTGACGAAGACCGCAGAGCTATAGAGAAGTATCAG GAAGAATCATCAACAATGAGAAAAGAGATCCAGGATCTAAGAACAAATGCTAGAATTTTTCAGCTTAGCAAGTGTACTGCTTGCACGTTCACACTCGACCTTCCTGCTGTACACTTCATGTGTATGCACTCATTTCATCAGCGCTGCCTTGGCGACAATGAGAAAGAATGCCCCGAGTGTGCTCCCGAGTACAGAGCTGTTCTGGAAACAAAGAGAAGCTTGGAGCAAAGTTCCAAAAACCCAGACCAGTTCTTTCAACTGGTTCAGAGCTCAAAGGATGGATTTTCTGTAATTGCCGATTACTTTGGCAAGGGGATTATCAGCAAAACTAGCAATGGGCATGCTGAAGCTCTTAGATCAGGCAGCGCTTCTTCTAGCAACGATTTCTAG